The Cricetulus griseus strain 17A/GY chromosome 9, alternate assembly CriGri-PICRH-1.0, whole genome shotgun sequence genome has a segment encoding these proteins:
- the Lypd3 gene encoding ly6/PLAUR domain-containing protein 3 isoform X2: MDAAKRGDAQTVVWTTGWLLLLPLLLCEGAQALECYSCIQKADDGCSPHKMKTVKCGPGADVCTEAVGAVETIHGQFSVAVRGCGSGLQGKNDRGLDLHGILAFIQLQQCTEDRCNNKLNLTLQGLNPAGNESAYEPNGAQCYSCLGKSREECQGTMPPVVNCYNASGRVYKGCFDGNVTLTAANVTVSLPVRGCVQDESCTRDGVTGPGFTLSGSCCQGPRCNSDLRNKTYFSPRIPPLVLLPPPTTLAPSTSTQTSSTSTSKGAATTTNSTTRPTSAPASHTSPHAAEHETVLQEEESRLTGGGAAGHQDRSNTGKTPPKGGAQIPANQGSVVLGSGLPALLLTVVAGALL, translated from the exons ATGGATGCTGCCAAGAGAGGAGATGCACAGACAGTGGTCTGGACCACCggctggctgctgctgctgccgctaCTGCTCTGTGAAG GAGCGCAGGCCCTGGAGTGTTACAGCTGCATTCAGAAGGCGGATGACGGATGCTCTCCGCACAAGATGAAGACGGTCAAGTGTGGTCCAGGAGCGGACGTCTGTACCGAGGCGGTGGGGGCGGTGGAGACCA TCCACGGGCAATTCTCTGTGGCGGTGCGTGGCTGTGGTTCTGGACTCCAGGGCAAGAACGACCGAGGACTGGACCTGCACGGGATCCTGGCCTTCATCCAGTTACAGCAGTGCACCGAGGACCGATGCAACAACAAACTTAACCTCACCTTGCAAGGCCTCAACCCCGCAG GCAACGAGAGTGCGTATGAGCCCAACGGTGCACAGTGCTACAGCTGCCTGGGGAAGAGCCGCGAGGAGTGCCAGGGCACCATGCCTCCGGTTGTGAATTGCTATAACGCCAGCGGCCGCGTTTACAAGGGCTGCTTCGATGGCAACGTCACCTTGACGGCAG CCAATGTGACTGTGTCCTTACCTGTCCGAGGCTGCGTCCAGGATGAGTCCTGCACCCGTGATGGGGTGACCGGTCCAGGCTTCACACTTAGTGGTTCGTGCTGCCAGGGACCCCGCTGTAACTCCGACCTCCGCAACAAGACTTATTTCTCCCCCCGAATCCCACCCCTAGTCCTACTGCCCCCTCCAACTACCCTAGCCCCATCTACTAGCACCCAGACCTCCTCCACCAGTACCTCCAAAGGCGCTGCAACCACAACCAACTCTACCACCAGGCCCACGTCCGCCCCAGCCAGCCACACTTCTCCCCACGCAGCAGAACACGAAACTGTACTGCAAGAAGAGGAGTCGCGTTTGACTGGAGGAGGTGCTGCGGGTCACCAAGACCGCAGCAATACGGGGAAGACCCCCCCAAAGGGCGGGGCTCAGATCCCGGCTAACCAAGGCTCTGTGGTTCTGGGGTCTGGGTTGCCAGCTCTTCTGTTGACTGTGGTTGCCGGTGCGCTGCTGTGA